The following are encoded in a window of Pseudalgibacter alginicilyticus genomic DNA:
- a CDS encoding alginate lyase family protein, translated as MKFKNYSLIIILLVCLNFISCNEQTANTNKTEQVVVGSEHPKLILTKTGVDNIRKLLGTIPIFDASLQVTKEEVDAEIALGIDIPIPKDFSGGYTHEKHKSNFLILQKAGVLYQILDDEKYAKFVKDMLMQYEAIYKSLPVHPQTRSYARGKLFWQCLNDSNWLVYVSQAYDCIYNYLSKEERDLLENNLFRPFADYISIENPQFYNRVHNHSTWGNSAVGMIALVMDDDDLLQRALYGIKDVGLDPEAKDNDGGFIKDKDGRAGFLANLEEPFSPDGYYTEGPYYQRYAMYPFLIFAEALHNVKPELKIFEHKNGVLLKAVDALLQLSDADGDFFPLNDGQKGMSYFTSAMVSTVNIGYYFGSQNPGLLSIAKKQGQVMLDDSGLAVAIGIKEGKAKPFEKKSVNLTDGPDGKQGGVGVLRHQGLEVVFKYAAQGLSHGHYDKLSFSLYENGDEVIQDYGLARFVNIEQKGGGNYLKENTTWAKQTIAHNTLTLNATSHFEGKYEIGSKHHSNLYFFNFDNPKIQIASAKENNAYPGTEMHRTMAIIKDDNFEKPFVLDIMKIQSNTNNQYDMPYYFLGQVIETNFKYNVTSTLNALGIKNGYQHLYVEGVGQAPEENTKFLWLDKGRFYSLTSVSTPSDELFFTRIGANDPEFNLRREAALMTRRKNTKNTIFVSVIEPHGSYSPVSELALNSKSNIAALKIVLDTEDYTALTITDVKDNTKLFVISNTNASKEAKHTLKINEKNYSWTGSYYYK; from the coding sequence ATGAAATTTAAAAATTATAGCTTAATTATAATATTGTTAGTGTGTTTAAATTTTATTTCTTGTAATGAGCAGACTGCAAATACTAATAAAACAGAGCAGGTGGTTGTTGGATCTGAGCACCCAAAGCTTATTCTTACCAAAACAGGTGTAGATAATATACGAAAATTATTGGGAACTATTCCCATTTTTGACGCATCACTTCAAGTAACAAAAGAAGAAGTGGATGCAGAAATAGCACTTGGTATTGACATACCAATACCAAAAGATTTTTCTGGAGGTTATACACATGAAAAACATAAAAGTAATTTTTTAATTTTACAGAAAGCAGGTGTGCTATATCAGATATTGGATGATGAAAAGTATGCTAAATTTGTAAAAGACATGCTTATGCAGTATGAAGCTATTTATAAATCCTTGCCTGTGCATCCTCAGACACGATCTTATGCTAGAGGAAAATTATTTTGGCAGTGTTTAAACGATTCTAATTGGTTGGTTTATGTGAGTCAAGCTTATGATTGTATTTATAATTATTTATCCAAAGAAGAACGGGATTTATTAGAAAATAATTTATTTCGCCCATTTGCAGATTATATTTCCATAGAAAATCCCCAGTTTTATAACCGAGTACACAACCACAGTACTTGGGGAAATTCTGCTGTGGGTATGATTGCTTTGGTGATGGATGATGATGACTTATTACAACGTGCATTATATGGTATTAAAGACGTAGGCTTAGATCCAGAAGCAAAAGATAATGACGGTGGTTTTATAAAAGATAAGGATGGTAGAGCTGGCTTTTTAGCTAATTTAGAAGAACCTTTTTCTCCTGATGGTTATTATACTGAAGGACCGTATTATCAGCGTTATGCAATGTATCCCTTTTTAATTTTTGCTGAAGCTTTGCATAACGTTAAACCTGAATTAAAAATATTTGAGCATAAAAATGGGGTTTTATTAAAAGCTGTGGATGCATTGTTGCAATTATCGGATGCCGATGGTGATTTTTTTCCACTAAACGATGGGCAGAAAGGAATGTCTTATTTTACAAGTGCTATGGTGTCCACAGTAAATATTGGTTATTATTTTGGTTCTCAAAACCCTGGGCTTCTTAGTATTGCTAAAAAACAAGGACAAGTTATGTTAGATGATTCGGGCTTAGCAGTAGCTATTGGTATAAAAGAAGGAAAAGCAAAACCCTTTGAAAAAAAATCAGTAAACTTAACCGATGGCCCAGATGGAAAACAAGGAGGAGTTGGTGTGTTAAGACACCAAGGCCTGGAGGTTGTTTTTAAATACGCCGCACAAGGTTTGAGTCATGGGCATTATGATAAATTATCATTTTCACTTTATGAAAATGGTGATGAAGTTATTCAAGATTATGGTTTAGCTCGTTTTGTTAATATAGAACAAAAAGGGGGGGGGAATTATTTGAAAGAAAACACAACTTGGGCAAAACAAACCATAGCACATAATACTCTTACGCTAAATGCCACCTCCCATTTTGAGGGTAAATATGAAATAGGAAGTAAGCATCATTCTAATTTGTATTTTTTTAACTTCGATAATCCAAAAATTCAAATAGCAAGTGCAAAAGAAAATAATGCCTATCCAGGTACTGAAATGCATCGTACTATGGCTATTATAAAGGACGATAATTTTGAAAAACCCTTTGTATTGGATATAATGAAAATACAATCCAATACAAATAATCAATATGATATGCCTTATTATTTTTTAGGTCAGGTTATTGAAACTAATTTTAAGTATAATGTAACCAGTACTTTAAATGCATTAGGAATCAAAAATGGCTATCAGCATTTATATGTTGAAGGTGTTGGGCAAGCACCTGAAGAAAACACTAAGTTTTTATGGCTTGATAAAGGTCGTTTTTATTCTCTGACCTCTGTTTCAACACCCTCTGATGAATTATTTTTTACACGTATAGGAGCTAATGATCCAGAGTTTAATTTACGAAGGGAAGCAGCATTGATGACGCGAAGAAAAAACACCAAAAATACTATCTTTGTTTCTGTTATAGAACCTCACGGTAGTTATAGTCCAGTAAGTGAATTGGCGCTAAATTCAAAGAGTAATATAGCTGCATTGAAAATTGTTTTAGATACAGAAGATTATACAGCTCTTACAATTACAGATGTAAAGGATAACACCAAATTATTTGTAATATCTAATACAAATGCTTCAAAAGAAGCAAAACATACATTGAAAATAAACGAAAAGAACTACAGTTGGACAGGTTCTTATTATTATAAATAA
- a CDS encoding cupin domain-containing protein, which yields MNRFSEKYIITKDMEWEELGGGVSRKFLGYDNQIMMVRVKFEKGAFGSPHQHFHTQATFCASGKFEFEIDGEKKIVEAGDGIYIEPNLLHSALCLEAGELIDTFSPVREDFLTGAGVSYFGDKS from the coding sequence ATGAATCGATTTAGTGAAAAGTACATCATTACAAAAGATATGGAATGGGAAGAACTTGGAGGAGGTGTGTCTAGGAAATTCTTAGGTTATGATAATCAAATCATGATGGTAAGAGTAAAATTTGAAAAAGGCGCATTTGGTTCCCCACATCAACATTTTCACACACAAGCAACATTTTGTGCTTCAGGAAAATTTGAATTTGAAATTGATGGTGAAAAGAAAATCGTTGAAGCAGGTGATGGCATTTATATTGAGCCCAATTTATTGCACAGTGCACTTTGTTTAGAGGCAGGTGAACTAATTGATACATTTAGTCCTGTAAGAGAAGATTTTTTGACTGGTGCAGGGGTGTCTTATTTTGGGGATAAGTCATAA